Proteins encoded by one window of Roseibium sp. Sym1:
- the trpA gene encoding tryptophan synthase subunit alpha, with protein sequence MTETRIDRRFKACAEAGRPALVTFVTAGDPDLKTSQDVLNALPAAGADVIELGMPFSDPMAEGIPIQLGNQRALAAGHTMDKTLDMVRTFRKQDQDTPIILMGYYNPIYVRDPKKFVKVAKDAGVDGFIIVDIPAEADDELCIPALEAGLNFIRLATPTTDDKRLPAVLANTSGFVYYVSVTGITGANIADTGRVTAAVNRIKGHTDLPVAVGFGVKTADQAAVIGKDADGVVVGSVLVNAIRESLDEAGKATDRTVKAVTDVVADLASGCARARSA encoded by the coding sequence ATGACGGAAACGCGTATCGACCGCCGTTTTAAAGCCTGTGCGGAAGCCGGCCGGCCGGCCCTGGTCACCTTTGTCACCGCGGGCGATCCGGACCTGAAGACTTCCCAGGACGTCCTCAACGCCCTTCCCGCCGCCGGTGCCGATGTCATTGAACTGGGCATGCCGTTTTCCGATCCGATGGCCGAGGGCATCCCGATCCAGCTGGGCAACCAGCGGGCCCTGGCCGCCGGTCACACCATGGACAAGACGCTGGACATGGTGCGCACCTTCCGCAAGCAGGACCAGGACACGCCGATCATCCTGATGGGCTATTACAATCCGATCTATGTGCGCGATCCGAAGAAATTCGTAAAGGTTGCCAAGGACGCCGGCGTGGACGGTTTCATCATCGTCGATATTCCGGCCGAAGCCGATGACGAGTTGTGCATTCCCGCGCTTGAGGCAGGGCTCAATTTCATTCGGCTGGCGACGCCGACCACCGACGACAAGCGCCTGCCCGCCGTTCTGGCAAACACCTCCGGTTTCGTCTATTACGTCTCGGTGACAGGCATCACCGGTGCCAACATTGCCGATACCGGCCGGGTAACGGCTGCGGTCAACCGGATCAAGGGACATACCGACCTGCCCGTGGCTGTCGGCTTTGGCGTCAAGACCGCCGACCAGGCTGCCGTGATCGGCAAGGATGCCGATGGTGTCGTCGTCGGTTCGGTCCTGGTCAACGCCATTCGCGAGAGCCTCGACGAGGCCGGCAAGGCGACCGACCGGACCGTCAAGGCCGTGACCGACGTTGTCGCGGATCTGGCCTCCGGCTGCGCCCGCGCGCGCTCGGCCTGA
- a CDS encoding DUF1127 domain-containing protein, whose amino-acid sequence MAFDLLTGFVRDFRASRRVAGEIARLNHMNTAQLADLGLERSDITNHAFRKHYGRR is encoded by the coding sequence ATGGCTTTCGATCTGCTGACCGGATTTGTCCGCGACTTCCGCGCATCCCGCAGGGTCGCTGGCGAAATCGCCCGCCTGAACCACATGAATACTGCCCAGCTCGCCGATCTCGGCCTGGAGCGCAGCGACATCACCAATCACGCCTTCCGGAAACATTACGGACGTCGCTGA
- a CDS encoding IS110 family transposase: MSVLECAPSHVVGIDVSKDTLVVFDQTQQRLTSIDNNRDAIAKLVASFGPDALVVCEPTGGHEALLVSELIAQGVACHRADTLKVQAFIKSFGRLAKTDAIDAKALAQYGEERWKQLPLLQPKDEAQGELAALVSRREGLMAIKIAETNRLKAPANNRRLVRSFKTVIACVQRQIDRIDEEIEDLIASSQTLSRRMQICCSLPGVGERTAIALLATMPELGTLTRRQAASLAGLAPHPRDSGTLKGYRKMRGGRPEVRKGVFMAALAGSRAKGPLSAFYQRLIENGKKPIVAISALMRKIIVILNAKIRDEMSAMS, translated from the coding sequence ATGAGCGTTCTTGAATGTGCACCGTCCCATGTGGTCGGTATTGATGTTTCCAAAGACACTTTGGTGGTCTTTGATCAGACACAGCAGAGACTGACGAGTATCGACAACAATCGGGACGCGATCGCCAAACTGGTCGCCTCTTTTGGTCCGGACGCACTGGTTGTGTGCGAGCCCACTGGCGGACACGAGGCTCTCCTGGTGAGTGAGCTGATAGCGCAAGGCGTTGCCTGCCACCGGGCCGACACCCTGAAGGTCCAGGCGTTCATTAAGTCTTTCGGCCGGCTGGCAAAAACCGATGCCATCGATGCCAAGGCACTTGCTCAATATGGCGAAGAACGCTGGAAACAGCTCCCGCTGCTCCAACCCAAAGACGAGGCACAAGGGGAGCTGGCTGCGTTGGTAAGCCGGCGGGAGGGGCTCATGGCGATCAAGATAGCCGAGACCAATCGCTTGAAGGCCCCTGCCAACAACAGGAGACTTGTGAGATCGTTCAAGACCGTCATTGCCTGTGTGCAGAGGCAAATCGACCGGATCGACGAGGAGATCGAAGACCTGATCGCCTCCTCCCAGACCCTGTCACGACGCATGCAGATCTGCTGTTCTTTGCCTGGTGTGGGGGAACGGACAGCCATTGCCTTGCTCGCAACGATGCCAGAGCTGGGTACCCTAACCCGAAGGCAGGCTGCTTCCCTCGCGGGGCTGGCGCCGCACCCCAGAGACAGCGGAACCCTAAAAGGCTACCGCAAAATGCGGGGAGGACGACCCGAAGTTCGCAAAGGCGTCTTTATGGCCGCACTGGCTGGATCGCGAGCAAAAGGACCGTTAAGTGCCTTCTATCAAAGGCTTATTGAAAACGGAAAGAAGCCTATCGTAGCCATCTCCGCACTCATGAGAAAGATCATCGTCATCCTAAATGCAAAAATCAGAGACGAAATGAGCGCAATGAGTTGA
- the trpB gene encoding tryptophan synthase subunit beta: protein MANSIRTGPDDRGHFGIFGGRYVAETLMPLILDLEQHYKDAKNDPAFHAEIETLNKHYTGRPSPLYFAERLTNELGGAKIYFKRDELNHTGSHKINNCLGQILLAKRMGKTRIIAETGAGQHGVATATVCARFGLPCVVYMGKTDVERQKPNVFRMKLLGAEIVPVTAGAGTLKDAMNEALRDWVTNVEDTYYLIGTAAGPHPYPEMVRDFQSVIGKELREQMMEAEGRLPDALVAAVGGGSNAIGLFHPFLDDKDVKIYGVEAGGHGLEGEEHCASLTAGKPGVLHGNRTYLLQDDDGQILEGHSISAGLDYPGIGPEHSWLKEIGRVEYVPVMDTEALDAFQMLTRVEGIIPALEPSHALAHVVKLAPQMDKDQILVMNLCGRGDKDVFAVGQMLGFDL from the coding sequence ATGGCCAACAGCATCCGGACCGGTCCGGACGATCGCGGGCATTTCGGCATTTTCGGCGGCCGCTACGTGGCCGAAACCCTGATGCCGCTGATCCTCGACCTGGAGCAGCACTACAAGGACGCCAAGAACGATCCGGCCTTCCATGCCGAGATCGAAACGCTGAACAAGCATTATACCGGCCGTCCCTCGCCGCTCTATTTCGCCGAGCGCCTGACCAACGAACTCGGCGGCGCCAAGATCTATTTCAAGCGCGACGAGCTGAACCACACCGGCTCCCACAAGATCAACAATTGCCTCGGCCAGATCCTGCTGGCCAAGCGCATGGGCAAGACGCGCATCATCGCCGAGACCGGCGCCGGCCAGCACGGCGTGGCAACGGCCACCGTCTGCGCGCGCTTCGGCCTGCCCTGTGTGGTCTATATGGGCAAGACCGACGTGGAGCGGCAGAAGCCGAACGTTTTCCGCATGAAGCTGCTCGGTGCCGAGATCGTTCCGGTGACGGCCGGGGCCGGCACGCTGAAGGACGCCATGAACGAGGCGCTGCGCGACTGGGTGACCAATGTCGAGGACACCTATTACCTGATCGGCACCGCCGCGGGGCCGCACCCCTATCCGGAGATGGTGCGTGACTTCCAGTCGGTGATCGGCAAGGAACTGCGCGAGCAGATGATGGAGGCCGAAGGCCGTCTTCCGGACGCGCTGGTCGCCGCCGTCGGCGGCGGCTCCAACGCCATCGGCCTGTTCCATCCGTTCCTTGACGACAAGGACGTCAAGATCTACGGCGTCGAAGCGGGCGGCCATGGCCTTGAAGGCGAAGAACATTGTGCGTCCCTGACCGCGGGCAAGCCGGGTGTCCTGCATGGCAACCGCACCTATCTGCTTCAGGACGATGACGGCCAGATCCTGGAAGGTCATTCGATCTCCGCCGGGCTGGATTACCCGGGCATCGGTCCGGAACATTCCTGGCTGAAGGAAATCGGCCGTGTCGAGTATGTGCCAGTGATGGACACCGAGGCGCTGGACGCGTTCCAGATGCTGACCCGCGTCGAAGGCATCATCCCGGCGCTCGAGCCGTCTCATGCCCTCGCCCATGTGGTCAAGCTGGCACCGCAGATGGACAAGGACCAGATCCTTGTCATGAACCTGTGCGGCCGTGGCGACAAGGATGTCTTTGCCGTTGGCCAGATGCTCGGCTTCGACCTGTAG
- a CDS encoding phosphoribosylanthranilate isomerase — protein sequence MSDIKVKICGLSTEDTMAAALDAGADMVGLMFFPKSPRHVSLSDACRLADMARGRAEIVAVTVNMDLDGLSRIKELVNPDIIQFHGSEAPESLAAAKVMHGVKVMKAMSISEKADLEAAQYYAVVADWLLFDAKPPKGSELPGGNGVSYDWSILKDLDLKKPFMLSGGLDPSNVAEAIRLSGVTAVDVSSGVERDKGVKDSDLIRAFLAAAKGVKVPG from the coding sequence ATGTCGGATATTAAAGTCAAAATCTGCGGTCTCTCGACCGAGGACACCATGGCAGCCGCGCTGGACGCGGGGGCGGACATGGTCGGGCTGATGTTCTTTCCCAAGAGCCCGCGTCATGTCTCGCTGAGCGACGCCTGCAGGCTGGCCGACATGGCCCGCGGCAGGGCGGAGATCGTGGCGGTGACCGTCAACATGGACCTGGACGGCCTGTCCCGGATCAAGGAACTGGTGAACCCGGACATCATCCAGTTTCATGGGTCGGAAGCCCCGGAATCTCTGGCGGCGGCCAAGGTGATGCATGGCGTCAAGGTCATGAAAGCGATGTCGATCTCGGAGAAGGCGGATCTGGAAGCCGCGCAGTATTACGCAGTCGTTGCCGATTGGCTTCTGTTCGATGCCAAACCGCCGAAAGGATCGGAGCTGCCCGGCGGCAACGGCGTGTCCTATGACTGGTCGATCCTGAAAGATCTTGACCTGAAGAAGCCCTTCATGCTTTCCGGAGGGCTGGATCCTTCAAATGTCGCCGAAGCCATCCGGCTGAGCGGTGTGACGGCGGTGGACGTTTCCTCCGGTGTCGAACGGGACAAGGGCGTCAAGGACAGTGATCTCATTCGCGCTTTTCTGGCCGCGGCCAAAGGCGTCAAGGTTCCGGGCTGA
- a CDS encoding pseudaminic acid biosynthesis-associated methylase — protein sequence MTDTTHQDGAQEHHWAGRRGDRYTDRNTFLETQVEKRVDFWKKCFRKTDDVASMVEFGPNAGINLHAIKRAFPDLSLSAVELNAKAVSQLQESLPGVEVFHDNIVTFDADRTWDMVLIKGVLIHVTKDDKYHAVLANMDKYADKYVLIVDHVSDEPVKVRYYERDDLWLIRNFPIDFIDRHPDWRIIDMGFFHRNDVGEGIRDDCRDMRWFLLKKDAAGGSSSDTPA from the coding sequence ATGACTGACACAACCCATCAAGACGGCGCTCAAGAACACCATTGGGCTGGCCGCCGCGGTGACCGATACACCGACCGCAACACCTTTCTCGAAACCCAGGTCGAAAAACGCGTCGATTTCTGGAAGAAGTGTTTTCGCAAGACGGACGATGTTGCCTCGATGGTTGAGTTCGGCCCAAATGCCGGCATCAACCTTCACGCGATCAAGCGCGCCTTTCCGGATCTGTCCCTGTCCGCTGTGGAACTGAACGCAAAAGCCGTCAGCCAATTGCAGGAAAGCCTTCCGGGCGTTGAAGTGTTCCACGACAATATCGTGACCTTTGACGCGGACAGGACCTGGGACATGGTGCTGATCAAGGGTGTCCTGATTCACGTTACCAAGGACGACAAGTACCACGCGGTTCTGGCGAACATGGACAAGTACGCCGACAAATACGTCCTGATCGTCGATCACGTTTCCGACGAACCGGTGAAGGTCAGATACTATGAGCGGGACGATCTCTGGCTGATCCGGAATTTTCCGATCGATTTCATCGATCGCCACCCGGACTGGCGGATCATCGACATGGGCTTCTTCCACCGGAACGACGTCGGTGAGGGAATCCGGGATGACTGCCGGGATATGCGCTGGTTTCTGCTGAAAAAGGACGCTGCCGGAGGATCTTCTTCCGACACCCCGGCTTGA
- a CDS encoding NADP-dependent malic enzyme: MPSDKSAKTSVSFTDQEALQFHQEGRPGKLEIAPTKPMATQRDLSLAYSPGVAVPVLAIADDPSRAYDYTTKGNMVAVISNGSAILGLGNLGALASKPVMEGKSVLFKRFADVDSIDLEVDTQDVDEFINSVRYLGPSFGGINLEDIKAPDCFIIEQRLRELMDIPVFHDDQHGTAIIAAAGLINALHMTGRDMKDTKVVCNGAGAAGIACIELIKAMGIPHANVTLCDTKGVIYKGREEGMNQWKSAHAIETKARSLYDALKGADVFIGVSVKGALTADMLKAMAPNPIIFAMANPDPEITPEEAHAVRDDAIVATGRSDYPNQVNNVLGFPYIFRGALDVQATTINDDMKVACAHALAELAREEVPDEVAAAYRGNRPKFGPEYIIPVPFDPRLISAIPPAVAQAAMDSGVARRPIVDMEAYKNQLSARRDPIAGTLQRIFSKVRQQPKRVVFAEGEEEPVIRAAASFVSQGLGEAILIGREDEIRKMAEQAGIDLGKSGLSIQNARLSDRNADYAQYLYGRLQRRGYLLRDCQRMVNNDRNYWGAIMVARGDADAMVTGLTRNYSVALDTVKATIDPKPGHRVIGVSLALARGRTVLIADTAVIDMPTSEELADIAEEAAHVARKLGYEPRVAMLAYSTFGHPKGERSEKVIEAVKILDRRRVDFEYDGEMAADVALNMDRMGSYPFCRLSGPANVLVMPAFHSASIATKMLQELGGATVIGPLLVGFDKPIQIVPLGAKDSDIVNMAAIAAFNVT, from the coding sequence ATGCCCTCCGATAAATCCGCCAAGACCAGCGTCAGCTTCACCGATCAGGAAGCGCTTCAGTTCCATCAGGAGGGCCGGCCCGGGAAACTGGAGATCGCGCCGACCAAGCCGATGGCCACCCAGCGGGACCTGTCGCTGGCCTATTCTCCGGGCGTGGCCGTGCCGGTGCTGGCGATCGCGGACGATCCGAGCCGCGCCTACGACTACACCACCAAGGGCAACATGGTCGCCGTGATTTCCAACGGCTCCGCGATCCTGGGTCTCGGCAACCTCGGCGCCCTGGCGTCAAAGCCGGTGATGGAAGGCAAGTCGGTGCTGTTCAAGCGTTTTGCCGATGTCGACAGCATCGACCTTGAGGTCGACACCCAGGACGTTGACGAATTCATCAACTCCGTGCGCTACCTCGGCCCGTCCTTCGGCGGCATCAACCTTGAGGACATCAAGGCGCCGGACTGTTTCATCATCGAGCAGCGTCTGCGCGAATTGATGGACATCCCGGTCTTCCACGATGACCAGCACGGCACCGCGATCATCGCCGCCGCGGGCCTGATCAACGCGCTGCACATGACCGGCCGCGACATGAAGGACACGAAAGTGGTCTGCAACGGCGCGGGCGCGGCGGGTATCGCCTGTATCGAGCTGATCAAGGCCATGGGCATTCCCCACGCAAACGTCACGCTCTGCGACACCAAGGGCGTGATCTACAAGGGCCGCGAAGAGGGCATGAACCAGTGGAAGTCCGCCCACGCCATCGAGACCAAGGCCCGGTCGCTCTATGACGCGCTCAAGGGTGCGGATGTCTTCATCGGCGTGTCGGTGAAGGGCGCGCTGACGGCGGACATGCTGAAGGCGATGGCGCCGAACCCGATCATTTTCGCCATGGCCAATCCGGATCCGGAGATCACCCCCGAGGAGGCGCATGCGGTGCGCGACGATGCCATCGTTGCCACCGGCCGGTCGGACTACCCGAACCAGGTCAACAACGTGCTCGGCTTTCCCTATATTTTCCGTGGCGCGCTGGATGTCCAGGCAACCACGATCAACGACGACATGAAGGTCGCCTGCGCGCATGCGCTGGCCGAACTGGCGCGCGAGGAAGTGCCGGACGAGGTCGCGGCCGCCTATCGGGGCAACCGGCCGAAATTCGGACCGGAATACATCATTCCGGTGCCGTTCGATCCGCGCCTGATTTCCGCGATCCCGCCCGCTGTTGCCCAGGCGGCGATGGATTCCGGCGTCGCCCGCCGTCCGATCGTCGACATGGAAGCCTACAAGAACCAGCTGTCGGCGCGCCGCGATCCGATCGCCGGCACGCTGCAGCGGATCTTCTCCAAGGTGCGCCAGCAGCCGAAACGCGTTGTTTTCGCCGAGGGCGAGGAGGAGCCGGTCATCCGCGCCGCCGCCAGCTTCGTTTCGCAGGGCCTGGGCGAGGCGATCCTGATCGGCCGCGAGGACGAGATCCGGAAAATGGCCGAGCAGGCCGGCATCGATCTCGGCAAGTCCGGATTGTCCATCCAGAACGCGCGTCTGTCGGACCGCAACGCCGACTATGCGCAATATCTCTATGGCCGCCTGCAGCGCCGGGGCTATCTTCTGCGTGACTGCCAGCGCATGGTCAACAACGACCGCAACTACTGGGGCGCGATCATGGTCGCCCGGGGCGACGCCGATGCCATGGTGACGGGCCTGACGCGGAACTATTCGGTAGCGCTCGACACGGTCAAGGCGACCATCGACCCGAAACCCGGCCACCGGGTGATCGGCGTGTCGCTGGCGCTGGCCCGCGGCCGAACGGTCCTGATCGCCGACACGGCCGTGATCGACATGCCGACCTCGGAGGAACTTGCCGATATCGCGGAGGAAGCCGCCCATGTCGCCCGCAAGCTCGGCTACGAGCCGCGCGTGGCGATGCTGGCCTATTCCACCTTCGGCCATCCCAAGGGCGAGCGGTCCGAGAAGGTGATCGAGGCGGTGAAAATCCTCGACCGGCGCCGGGTCGATTTCGAATATGACGGCGAAATGGCCGCTGACGTCGCGCTCAACATGGACCGCATGGGATCCTACCCGTTCTGCCGCCTGTCCGGTCCGGCCAACGTCCTGGTCATGCCGGCGTTCCACTCCGCTTCCATCGCCACCAAGATGCTGCAGGAACTCGGCGGCGCCACGGTCATCGGACCGCTTCTCGTCGGCTTCGACAAGCCGATCCAGATCGTGCCGCTGGGCGCAAAGGACAGCGACATCGTCAACATGGCAGCCATCGCGGCGTTCAACGTGACCTAA